The following coding sequences lie in one Microbacterium sp. XT11 genomic window:
- a CDS encoding amino acid ABC transporter ATP-binding protein → MNAMLRAEGIWKSYGDHTVLKGVGLQLERGEVVAVLGPSGSGKSTFLRCLNYLEKPDTGEIHLDDERIGVVTINGKTYERTPAQLATQRARMGMVFQRFNLFAHMTALENVAAPLRLVKGMPRAEADAHAAGFLERVGLAAHMGKRPAKLSGGQQQRVAIARAVAMGPQAMLFDEPTSALDPELVQEVLDVMASLAKEGMTMVVVTHEINFARHVADRVLFMDGGVIVEQGPAANVLDNPSSPRTQAFLAKVK, encoded by the coding sequence ATGAATGCGATGCTGCGGGCTGAGGGCATCTGGAAGAGCTACGGCGACCACACCGTCCTCAAGGGGGTCGGACTCCAGCTCGAGCGAGGCGAGGTCGTCGCCGTGCTCGGCCCGTCGGGCTCGGGGAAGAGCACGTTCCTCCGCTGCCTCAACTATCTAGAGAAGCCGGACACCGGAGAGATCCATCTCGATGACGAGCGGATCGGGGTCGTCACGATCAACGGCAAGACGTACGAGCGGACACCGGCGCAGCTCGCGACGCAGCGGGCGCGCATGGGCATGGTGTTCCAGCGGTTCAATCTGTTCGCCCACATGACGGCCCTGGAGAACGTTGCGGCGCCGTTGCGTCTGGTCAAGGGGATGCCGAGGGCGGAGGCGGATGCGCACGCGGCAGGGTTCCTCGAACGGGTGGGCCTGGCCGCGCACATGGGCAAGCGCCCCGCAAAGCTCTCCGGAGGCCAGCAGCAGCGCGTCGCCATCGCTCGTGCGGTGGCCATGGGGCCGCAGGCGATGTTGTTCGACGAGCCGACGTCGGCTCTCGACCCGGAGCTCGTGCAGGAGGTCCTCGACGTGATGGCCTCGCTGGCGAAGGAGGGCATGACGATGGTCGTCGTCACGCACGAGATCAACTTCGCCAGGCACGTCGCCGACCGGGTGCTCTTCATGGACGGCGGGGTCATCGTCGAGCAGGGGCCGGCGGCGAATGTGCTCGACAACCCGTCCAGCCCCCGCACACAGGCCTTTCTGGCGAAAGTGAAGTGA
- a CDS encoding glutamine amidotransferase, with translation MVRVLYVGDTQVETLIAAKGIDTFTHTYYRDSAKVLRDALGPRPGVELTHLPASDIRTRFPNTKEALDEYDVIILSDVGYQNFKLPHGNRDRLVPMGPNMVTPFRQWVLDGGGLIMAGGWLTFSGINGKGMWGGSPIEEVLPVTIERGVDDVIDHPDGATIEITDAEHPILEGLSIPQDRIILGYNQLHPRPESETIATSRQDPFLVVGDAGKGRSIAYATDPVYHLCGNLHEWEDYGLLWERMVKWAAREI, from the coding sequence ATGGTCCGCGTCCTCTATGTCGGAGACACCCAGGTCGAGACGCTCATCGCGGCGAAGGGCATCGACACCTTCACGCACACCTACTATCGCGACTCGGCGAAGGTGCTTCGCGACGCGCTCGGCCCGCGGCCCGGCGTCGAGCTCACCCACCTTCCCGCGTCCGACATCCGCACCCGATTCCCGAACACGAAGGAAGCACTCGACGAGTACGACGTCATCATCCTGTCCGACGTCGGCTACCAGAACTTCAAGCTCCCCCACGGCAACCGGGACCGCCTGGTGCCGATGGGGCCGAACATGGTCACGCCGTTCCGGCAGTGGGTGCTCGACGGGGGCGGACTCATCATGGCGGGCGGGTGGCTGACCTTCTCGGGCATCAACGGGAAGGGGATGTGGGGCGGCTCCCCGATCGAAGAGGTGCTTCCCGTGACCATCGAGCGCGGCGTGGACGACGTCATCGACCACCCCGACGGCGCGACGATCGAGATCACCGACGCCGAGCATCCGATCCTCGAGGGGCTGTCGATTCCGCAGGACCGGATCATCCTCGGGTACAACCAGCTCCACCCGCGGCCGGAGTCCGAGACGATCGCGACGAGCCGGCAGGATCCTTTCCTGGTGGTGGGTGACGCGGGCAAGGGGCGTTCGATCGCCTATGCGACCGATCCCGTCTACCACCTGTGCGGCAACCTCCACGAGTGGGAGGACTACGGGCTGCTGTGGGAGCGGATGGTGAAGTGGGCGGCGCGTGAGATCTGA
- a CDS encoding ABC transporter substrate-binding protein: MRTQVPRIAAIAGLTIAAVMLSACSTGPTDDTTGSEDGVTSITGGADAKTAFDVAVDDDLAARAAEIVADGTLDIATKAGAPPYEFFEDGDVLRGSDIDLGRAIAAKLGLDAEFSSMEFAGILPAIEAKRYDMSIAGRGDTPARQEVVDFVDYSTDSNSIVTTKGNPHDIKGIDTLCGLSVSSVEGSVYLGLLEEQNKSCADPIDITVFQDNANALLQVQTGRADATMYQTGVALYLIKTDEASAGLEVVDSEEYGKGYNAIAFNKDNAELRDLVQEALVALDEDGIYEDIHVAWGLTANTIDEFTINDGLRFNQPS, translated from the coding sequence ATGAGAACCCAGGTACCGAGAATCGCCGCCATTGCCGGCCTGACCATCGCTGCGGTGATGCTCTCGGCTTGCTCCACCGGCCCCACGGACGACACGACCGGCTCGGAAGACGGTGTGACGTCGATCACGGGAGGCGCAGACGCCAAGACCGCGTTCGACGTCGCCGTCGACGATGACCTCGCCGCCCGAGCAGCGGAGATCGTGGCGGACGGCACGCTCGACATCGCCACGAAGGCGGGCGCGCCGCCATACGAGTTCTTCGAGGACGGAGACGTCCTGCGCGGCTCCGACATCGACCTCGGCCGCGCGATCGCCGCGAAGCTCGGGCTGGACGCCGAGTTCAGCTCGATGGAGTTCGCAGGCATCCTCCCCGCGATCGAAGCCAAGCGTTACGACATGTCCATCGCCGGGAGGGGGGACACGCCCGCGCGCCAGGAGGTCGTGGACTTCGTCGACTACTCCACCGATTCGAACTCGATCGTCACGACGAAGGGCAACCCGCACGACATCAAGGGAATCGACACGCTGTGCGGGTTGAGCGTGTCGTCCGTGGAGGGTTCGGTGTACCTCGGACTGCTCGAGGAGCAGAACAAGTCGTGCGCCGACCCGATCGACATCACCGTCTTCCAGGACAACGCCAACGCTCTGCTGCAGGTGCAGACCGGTCGCGCCGACGCGACGATGTACCAGACCGGCGTGGCGCTGTACCTGATCAAGACCGACGAGGCGTCGGCCGGGCTCGAGGTCGTCGACAGCGAGGAGTACGGCAAGGGGTACAACGCGATCGCCTTCAACAAGGACAACGCCGAGTTGCGCGATCTCGTGCAGGAGGCGCTGGTCGCCTTGGACGAGGACGGCATCTACGAGGACATCCACGTCGCGTGGGGGCTCACCGCCAACACCATCGACGAATTCACCATCAACGACGGTCTCCGCTTCAACCAGCCGTCGTGA
- a CDS encoding carbohydrate ABC transporter permease yields the protein MRTDTPPADVEPIDTTAVVTGSSVPPRRARAGSSQTKRRWMTTGLVVLLAVLSIPFIFPTWWMATSSLKPMSEILRKVPTLWPENPSFDAYGDVFRLQPFAQQYWNSLYIAVIVTLGTLLISAMAGYAFARIRFPGANSLFLIVLVGLLVPSEVTIVPLFRLVNGLGLINTHWPLIVIPIFGAPAVLSIFIMRQFFLGLPGELEEAGRMDGLGRWGIFWRIAFPLSRPALAAVAIFTFLKSWNLYLEPIVYLSSKDMFTLPQALTQYVDAYGGPMWNVQLAATTLTVVPVLLVFLFAQKQFVQGLAHTGLKG from the coding sequence ATGAGAACTGACACGCCGCCGGCCGACGTCGAGCCGATCGACACGACGGCCGTCGTCACGGGATCGAGCGTCCCGCCCCGCCGCGCCCGCGCCGGCTCGTCGCAGACGAAGCGGAGGTGGATGACGACCGGACTGGTCGTTCTGCTCGCCGTCCTCAGCATCCCGTTCATCTTCCCGACGTGGTGGATGGCGACGTCGAGCTTGAAGCCGATGAGCGAGATCCTGCGCAAGGTCCCGACGCTCTGGCCGGAGAACCCGAGCTTCGACGCCTACGGCGACGTGTTCCGGCTGCAGCCCTTCGCGCAGCAGTACTGGAACAGCCTCTACATCGCGGTGATCGTGACCCTCGGCACCCTGCTGATCTCGGCGATGGCCGGCTACGCCTTCGCGCGGATCCGCTTCCCCGGTGCCAACTCGCTGTTCCTCATCGTGCTGGTGGGGCTGCTCGTTCCGAGCGAGGTCACGATCGTGCCGCTGTTCCGGCTCGTCAACGGGCTGGGGCTGATCAACACTCACTGGCCGCTCATCGTGATCCCGATCTTCGGCGCCCCAGCGGTGCTGTCGATCTTCATCATGCGCCAGTTCTTCCTCGGCCTGCCCGGCGAGCTGGAGGAAGCCGGCCGCATGGACGGTCTCGGCCGCTGGGGCATCTTCTGGCGGATCGCCTTCCCGCTCTCTCGCCCCGCGCTCGCGGCCGTCGCGATCTTCACATTCCTGAAGTCGTGGAACCTGTACCTCGAGCCGATCGTGTACCTGTCCAGCAAGGACATGTTCACCCTGCCGCAGGCGCTCACCCAGTATGTGGACGCTTACGGCGGACCGATGTGGAACGTGCAGCTCGCGGCGACCACGCTCACGGTCGTCCCGGTGCTCCTGGTGTTCCTGTTCGCCCAGAAGCAGTTCGTGCAGGGTCTGGCCCACACCGGACTCAAGGGGTGA
- a CDS encoding LacI family DNA-binding transcriptional regulator yields the protein MGVRIRDVAARAGVSTATVSRVLSGVDPVSAALTERVWQAVRELGYHPNRVARRLRRPGKETWALIVPDVSNRFFTSIARGVEDVASDAGVTVFIGNTDGNPNRLARYLETAISEQVAGIILAPSTPYDDVADALDAQVPLVAVDQVLTGRDLPTVMTDHFEGGRLAAQSLRESGASKIAVIAGPQDEPAWNTRIDGLRAALPDGAVVAVERGRNHAASGRDAMERLLDGDVEFDGLFVTNNLMTIGALRAAMARGIRIPEDLGVVGYDLKSEEWVSEIPVTSINQSPITIGQVAARRLLGASTGEKDLGGVEYLTPELGTAAALV from the coding sequence ATGGGAGTGCGGATCCGTGATGTCGCCGCGCGCGCTGGGGTCTCGACGGCGACGGTGTCGCGCGTCCTCAGCGGTGTCGACCCGGTGTCGGCTGCCCTCACGGAGCGCGTGTGGCAGGCGGTGCGGGAGCTGGGCTACCACCCGAACCGAGTGGCACGGAGGTTGCGCCGTCCGGGGAAGGAGACGTGGGCACTCATCGTCCCCGACGTCTCGAACAGGTTCTTCACGAGCATCGCACGCGGTGTGGAGGATGTCGCGAGCGACGCCGGTGTCACCGTGTTCATCGGGAATACGGACGGGAATCCCAACAGGCTCGCGAGATACCTGGAGACGGCGATCTCCGAACAGGTGGCCGGCATCATCCTCGCCCCCTCGACGCCGTACGACGACGTGGCGGATGCGCTCGACGCTCAGGTGCCTCTCGTGGCGGTGGACCAGGTGCTGACCGGACGTGACCTGCCCACCGTGATGACGGATCACTTCGAAGGGGGACGGCTGGCTGCACAGTCCCTGCGCGAGAGCGGTGCGTCGAAGATCGCCGTGATCGCCGGACCCCAGGACGAGCCCGCGTGGAACACGCGAATCGACGGACTGCGCGCCGCACTGCCCGACGGCGCCGTCGTCGCCGTGGAGCGCGGGCGCAACCATGCCGCGAGCGGTCGCGATGCCATGGAACGCCTCCTCGACGGCGACGTCGAGTTCGACGGATTGTTCGTGACGAACAACCTCATGACCATCGGCGCGCTCAGGGCGGCGATGGCCAGAGGCATCCGAATCCCTGAAGACCTCGGCGTCGTGGGCTACGACCTGAAGAGCGAGGAGTGGGTCAGCGAGATCCCGGTGACCTCCATCAACCAGTCGCCGATCACGATCGGACAGGTCGCCGCGCGCCGTCTTCTCGGTGCCTCGACCGGCGAGAAGGATCTGGGCGGCGTCGAGTACCTCACGCCGGAGCTCGGAACCGCGGCCGCGCTCGTGTGA
- a CDS encoding alpha-ketoacid dehydrogenase subunit beta, translating to MTLETMPFSKALNAGLRKAMEDDAKVLLMGEDIGRLGGVFRVTEHLQRDFGEKRVLDTPLAESGIVGTAIGLAMAGFRPVVEIQFDGFVFPAFDQITTQLAKLTNRHEGSLSLPVVIRIPYGGHIGAVEHHQESPEAYFTHTPGLRVVSPSTPNDAYWMIQEAIRSNDPVIFMEPKSRYWPKGEVELDAPALPLHASRVVRTGTDVTLVGHGAMVTTLLQAAALAEAEGTSCEVVDVRSLSPIDYEPILGSVRKTGRMVYAQEAQGFTSLGSEVAATVMERAFYALEAPVLRVSGYDTPFPPAKLEGAYLPDADRILEAVDRSLAY from the coding sequence ATGACTCTCGAGACGATGCCGTTCAGCAAGGCTCTGAACGCGGGCCTCCGCAAGGCCATGGAGGATGACGCCAAGGTCCTGCTCATGGGCGAGGACATCGGGCGCCTCGGCGGCGTGTTCCGCGTGACCGAGCACCTGCAGCGCGACTTCGGCGAGAAGCGCGTGCTCGACACCCCGCTCGCCGAGTCGGGCATCGTCGGCACCGCGATCGGGCTGGCGATGGCGGGGTTCCGGCCCGTGGTGGAGATCCAGTTCGACGGGTTCGTCTTCCCCGCCTTCGACCAGATCACCACGCAGCTCGCCAAGCTCACCAACCGGCACGAGGGATCGCTGAGCCTGCCGGTCGTGATCCGCATCCCCTACGGCGGGCACATCGGCGCGGTCGAGCACCACCAGGAGAGCCCCGAGGCGTACTTCACGCACACCCCCGGTCTGCGGGTGGTGTCGCCGTCGACGCCGAACGACGCGTACTGGATGATCCAAGAGGCGATCCGCTCGAACGATCCCGTGATCTTCATGGAGCCGAAGAGCCGGTACTGGCCCAAGGGCGAGGTCGAGCTCGACGCCCCGGCGCTCCCGCTGCACGCCTCGCGCGTCGTACGCACCGGCACCGACGTCACCCTCGTCGGGCACGGCGCCATGGTCACGACCCTGCTGCAGGCCGCGGCGCTCGCAGAGGCCGAGGGCACGAGCTGCGAGGTCGTCGACGTGCGCTCGCTGTCGCCCATCGACTACGAGCCGATCCTCGGCTCCGTGCGCAAGACCGGCCGCATGGTCTACGCGCAGGAGGCGCAGGGCTTCACGAGCCTCGGCAGCGAGGTCGCCGCGACCGTGATGGAGCGCGCGTTCTACGCCCTCGAGGCCCCGGTGCTGCGGGTGTCGGGCTACGACACCCCCTTCCCGCCGGCGAAGCTCGAGGGCGCCTACCTTCCGGATGCCGACCGCATCCTCGAGGCCGTCGATCGCTCGCTGGCCTACTGA
- a CDS encoding carbohydrate ABC transporter permease, whose translation MTVTAAPTAAETAGRRGADNPSRPAGGRRRHSAAARRDWIVGYTMVAPAVLGSLAFVVGPLIAVFWFSLHDWNVLANTFVFSGADNYERMLTDKGLHDSLLASLWFSIGLVALNITLALFLAVLLNQKLPGTTTFRAFFFSPVVVSLVAWTIVWSFLLQADGGVNAFLALIGIDGPNWLRHDFTAMLSVIIVQVFKNVGMNMILFLAALQGVPEEIMEAARIDGAGAWRRFRSITLPMISPTLLLVSILTIVGSLEVFAQIAVLTGGGPGNSTTVLVYYLYQQAFRFNDFGYASGISVLLFVIVLVLTLIQWQTRKRWVFHEN comes from the coding sequence ATGACTGTCACCGCTGCCCCCACGGCAGCCGAGACCGCGGGGCGGAGAGGGGCCGACAACCCCTCCCGCCCCGCGGGCGGGCGCCGGCGGCACTCCGCGGCCGCGCGGCGCGACTGGATCGTGGGATACACGATGGTCGCTCCGGCCGTCCTCGGATCCCTCGCCTTCGTGGTCGGTCCCCTCATCGCCGTGTTCTGGTTCTCGCTGCACGACTGGAACGTCCTGGCGAACACGTTCGTCTTCTCCGGAGCCGACAACTACGAGCGGATGCTGACCGACAAGGGCCTGCACGACTCGCTGCTCGCGAGCCTGTGGTTCTCGATCGGCCTCGTGGCGCTGAACATCACGCTCGCGCTGTTCCTCGCCGTGCTGCTGAACCAGAAGCTGCCCGGCACGACCACCTTCCGCGCGTTCTTCTTCTCCCCCGTCGTCGTGTCGCTGGTCGCCTGGACGATCGTGTGGAGCTTCCTGCTGCAGGCCGACGGCGGCGTAAACGCCTTCCTCGCGCTGATCGGGATCGACGGCCCGAACTGGTTGCGGCACGATTTCACGGCGATGCTGTCCGTGATCATCGTCCAGGTCTTCAAGAACGTCGGCATGAACATGATCCTGTTCCTGGCCGCTCTGCAGGGAGTGCCGGAGGAGATCATGGAGGCCGCGCGCATCGACGGCGCGGGCGCGTGGCGGCGGTTCCGGTCGATCACGCTGCCCATGATCAGTCCGACCCTGCTGCTGGTGTCGATCCTCACGATCGTCGGATCCCTCGAGGTCTTCGCGCAGATCGCCGTGCTGACAGGCGGTGGTCCGGGCAACTCGACCACCGTGCTCGTGTACTACCTGTACCAGCAGGCCTTCCGCTTCAACGACTTCGGCTACGCGAGCGGCATCTCGGTGCTGCTGTTCGTCATCGTCCTGGTCCTCACCCTGATCCAATGGCAGACCCGAAAGAGGTGGGTGTTCCATGAGAACTGA
- a CDS encoding thiamine pyrophosphate-dependent dehydrogenase E1 component subunit alpha, with protein sequence MTTPDTPLVRVLDAAGRFAPSESAEQYLPLIEAIPDAELEQFYRDMVVIRAIDTQATNLQRQGQLALWPPSRGQEAAQVGSARAARPQDTVFPSYREHVVARIRGVDPLDIIKLMRGVSHGGWDPTDPKNGNTRLYTLVLGSQTLHAAGYAMGLSFDGRTGTGDVDRDEAVIVYYGDGASSQGDVHEAMVFAASYQAPTVFFLQNNHWAISVPVSTQSRVPLVERSAGYGIPSVRVDGNDVLASYAVSRVALDEARLGGGPRAIEAVTYRLGAHTTSDDPTKYRGSDEEQEWAQRDPITRMRTFLSGKGAADAFFAEVDAEAADAAEDLRARTVELGPPSPDKMFDHVYSEPHPLIAEQKAWRAQYEASFEAPGGAAGHGEGGNA encoded by the coding sequence GTGACCACCCCCGACACACCCCTCGTACGCGTCCTCGATGCGGCTGGACGGTTCGCTCCGTCGGAGTCCGCCGAGCAGTACCTGCCTCTGATCGAGGCGATCCCCGACGCGGAGCTCGAGCAGTTCTACCGCGACATGGTCGTCATCCGAGCCATCGACACCCAGGCCACCAACCTGCAGCGGCAGGGTCAGCTGGCCCTGTGGCCGCCGAGCCGCGGCCAGGAGGCGGCGCAGGTCGGATCGGCCAGGGCGGCGCGGCCGCAGGACACCGTGTTCCCGTCGTACCGCGAGCACGTGGTGGCCCGCATCCGCGGCGTCGATCCGCTCGACATCATCAAGCTCATGCGCGGCGTCTCGCACGGCGGGTGGGACCCCACAGACCCGAAGAACGGCAACACCCGCCTCTACACGCTCGTGCTCGGTTCGCAGACCCTGCACGCCGCCGGCTACGCGATGGGGCTCTCGTTCGACGGCCGCACCGGCACGGGCGACGTCGATCGCGACGAGGCCGTCATCGTGTACTACGGCGACGGCGCGTCCAGCCAGGGCGACGTGCACGAGGCCATGGTGTTCGCCGCGAGCTACCAGGCCCCGACGGTGTTCTTCCTGCAGAACAACCACTGGGCGATCTCCGTTCCGGTGTCGACCCAGTCGCGGGTTCCGCTCGTCGAGCGCAGCGCCGGCTACGGCATCCCGAGCGTGCGCGTCGACGGCAACGACGTGCTCGCCAGCTACGCGGTCTCCCGCGTCGCCCTCGACGAGGCGCGCCTCGGCGGCGGACCTCGCGCCATCGAGGCCGTCACCTACCGGCTCGGCGCGCACACCACCAGCGACGACCCCACGAAGTACCGCGGCTCCGACGAGGAGCAGGAGTGGGCGCAGCGCGACCCGATCACCCGCATGCGGACGTTCCTCTCCGGCAAGGGGGCTGCCGACGCCTTCTTCGCCGAGGTCGACGCCGAGGCGGCCGATGCCGCGGAAGACCTGCGCGCCCGCACCGTCGAGCTGGGACCGCCCAGCCCCGACAAGATGTTCGATCACGTCTACAGCGAGCCGCACCCGCTGATCGCCGAGCAGAAGGCGTGGCGCGCGCAGTACGAGGCGTCGTTCGAGGCGCCTGGCGGGGCCGCCGGACACGGCGAAGGGGGGAACGCATGA
- a CDS encoding dihydrolipoamide acetyltransferase family protein, which produces MSTQNFTLPDVGEGLTEAEIVTWKVAPGDTVAINDVICEIETAKSLVELPSPHAGVVGELLVAEGTTVEVGTPIITFVTDAADSAPAAPSAPAADEGSGSVLVGYGSGSGATSRRKRPAQRPVRSSVGVIAKPPIRKLARDLGVDLTTVTPTGADGEVTRDDVMKHASQASVFRNIQTPEWGEVREEVLPVPERAQRDEGSAGLARGLSPVPEPAQRDEGRTESIPVKGVRKATSSAMVQSAYSAPHVTVWKEVDATRTMELVKRLKAAPEYADIRVSPLLIMARAVIWAVRRTPMVNAAWIDTEDGAEISVRHYVNLGIAAATPRGLLVPNIKDAQDLGMKDLARALNRLTVTAREGKTSPADQQGGTITITNIGVFGMDAGTPIINPGEAGIVAMGAISQKPWVVDGEVRPRWVTTVAGSFDHRVIDGDGMSRFIADVASVLEEPALLVD; this is translated from the coding sequence ATGAGCACGCAGAACTTCACCCTCCCCGACGTCGGCGAGGGCCTGACCGAGGCCGAGATCGTGACCTGGAAGGTCGCCCCGGGAGACACGGTCGCGATCAACGACGTCATCTGCGAGATCGAGACCGCGAAGTCGCTCGTCGAGCTGCCGTCACCGCACGCCGGTGTCGTCGGCGAGCTCCTGGTCGCGGAGGGGACGACGGTCGAGGTCGGCACGCCGATCATCACCTTCGTCACGGATGCCGCAGACTCGGCCCCGGCCGCGCCTTCCGCGCCGGCCGCCGACGAGGGCAGCGGTTCGGTGCTCGTCGGCTACGGCTCGGGCAGCGGCGCCACCTCTCGGCGCAAGCGTCCTGCGCAGCGCCCCGTGCGCTCGTCTGTCGGCGTGATCGCGAAGCCGCCGATCCGCAAGCTGGCGCGCGACCTCGGCGTCGATCTGACCACGGTCACGCCTACGGGCGCCGACGGCGAGGTCACGCGTGACGATGTCATGAAGCACGCCTCGCAGGCCAGCGTGTTCCGCAACATCCAGACCCCCGAGTGGGGCGAGGTGCGCGAAGAGGTGCTTCCGGTTCCCGAGCGAGCGCAGCGAGACGAAGGGTCCGCCGGCCTCGCCCGCGGGCTGAGTCCGGTACCTGAGCCGGCGCAGCGAGACGAAGGGCGCACGGAGTCGATCCCGGTCAAGGGCGTGCGCAAGGCCACGTCGTCCGCCATGGTGCAGAGCGCGTACTCGGCGCCGCACGTCACCGTGTGGAAGGAGGTCGACGCCACTCGCACGATGGAGCTCGTCAAGCGCCTCAAGGCCGCGCCCGAGTACGCCGACATCCGCGTCTCGCCGCTGCTCATCATGGCGCGAGCGGTGATCTGGGCCGTGCGCCGCACGCCGATGGTGAACGCGGCGTGGATCGACACCGAGGACGGCGCGGAGATCTCGGTGCGGCACTACGTGAATCTCGGCATCGCGGCCGCGACGCCCCGCGGCCTGCTCGTGCCGAACATCAAGGATGCGCAGGACCTCGGCATGAAGGACCTCGCGCGTGCCCTCAACCGCCTCACGGTGACCGCCCGCGAGGGCAAGACGAGCCCGGCCGACCAGCAGGGCGGCACGATCACGATCACCAACATCGGCGTGTTCGGGATGGATGCCGGCACGCCGATCATCAACCCGGGCGAGGCCGGCATCGTGGCGATGGGCGCGATCAGCCAGAAGCCGTGGGTCGTCGACGGCGAGGTTCGCCCGCGCTGGGTGACGACGGTCGCCGGGTCGTTCGACCACCGCGTCATCGACGGCGACGGCATGAGCCGCTTCATCGCCGACGTCGCGAGCGTGCTGGAGGAGCCCGCGCTGCTCGTCGACTGA
- a CDS encoding FAD-dependent oxidoreductase: MTEEVRVKPRVAVIGVGAMGSMAMWRLALSGYDVTGFERFGVPHDRGGHGAETRIYRMAYREGGDYIPLLRRSHALWQELSALSGRSLFIQNGCLYISDGSGTWMDETIASAQAQGVPIIELNDSDLAARYPQHRLEGGERAILDLMGGTLRPEQAVLAAAQQAVRLGATLREDAAVVDVTPVDGGVDVRVDGEDAVRFDYVVVTSGAWTSQFQKSLGFGIMARRLPGTWFPAVDPRQFSPERFPVCLRTAGDLNYSGFPCVDGWSVKVMPPVFADNETIAEHADRDVRGRDVDYTRDIVRKLLNGVIDRPARTGVFLDGFGASDRPVIDYSTDSRRVVGAVGFAGHGFKYSPAVGQILADLISAESGHADPELIEIGMPFARDAELSPSDFGRMRR, translated from the coding sequence ATGACAGAAGAAGTCCGCGTGAAGCCGCGCGTCGCCGTTATCGGCGTCGGCGCGATGGGAAGCATGGCGATGTGGCGACTGGCTCTCAGCGGCTATGACGTCACGGGGTTCGAGCGGTTCGGCGTGCCGCACGACAGGGGCGGGCACGGCGCGGAGACGCGGATCTACCGCATGGCGTATCGAGAGGGCGGCGACTACATCCCGTTGCTGCGCCGGTCTCACGCATTGTGGCAGGAGCTCTCGGCGCTGAGCGGGCGCTCGCTGTTCATCCAGAACGGATGCCTCTACATCAGCGACGGCTCCGGCACGTGGATGGACGAGACCATCGCCTCGGCACAGGCGCAGGGAGTCCCCATCATCGAGCTGAACGACTCCGATCTTGCGGCGCGATACCCGCAGCACCGGCTCGAGGGAGGCGAAAGGGCCATCCTCGACCTGATGGGCGGCACCCTGCGCCCGGAACAAGCGGTGCTCGCGGCCGCACAGCAGGCCGTGCGCCTGGGTGCCACTCTGCGCGAGGACGCTGCGGTCGTCGACGTCACGCCCGTCGACGGCGGTGTCGACGTCCGCGTCGACGGTGAAGATGCGGTGCGGTTCGACTACGTCGTCGTGACGAGCGGAGCGTGGACGTCGCAGTTCCAGAAGTCCCTGGGGTTCGGGATCATGGCGCGCAGGCTGCCGGGCACGTGGTTCCCTGCGGTCGATCCGAGGCAGTTCTCTCCCGAGCGCTTCCCCGTGTGTCTGCGCACGGCCGGCGACCTCAACTACTCCGGTTTCCCCTGCGTCGACGGGTGGAGCGTCAAGGTCATGCCGCCGGTGTTCGCCGACAACGAGACGATTGCCGAGCACGCCGATCGCGATGTGCGGGGACGAGACGTCGACTACACCCGTGACATCGTCCGGAAGCTGCTCAACGGGGTGATCGACCGACCCGCGAGGACGGGCGTGTTCCTCGACGGCTTCGGCGCGAGTGACCGACCCGTAATCGATTACTCCACCGACTCTCGTCGCGTGGTCGGTGCGGTCGGGTTCGCCGGCCATGGGTTCAAGTACTCCCCGGCTGTCGGGCAGATCCTCGCCGACCTGATCTCCGCGGAGAGCGGGCACGCGGATCCCGAACTCATCGAGATCGGGATGCCGTTCGCGAGGGATGCGGAGCTGTCGCCATCCGACTTCGGCCGCATGCGTCGCTGA